A genomic window from Sorex araneus isolate mSorAra2 chromosome 2, mSorAra2.pri, whole genome shotgun sequence includes:
- the NCBP2AS2 gene encoding protein NCBP2AS2, with protein sequence MVLRRLLSFWLHNAQLVERLAESRPIRRAAQLTAFALLQAQLHGPEVARRLRALAAGSSGSLARRAARFKETFGQELRRGLRNRPGPPPGDHRP encoded by the coding sequence ATGGTGCTCCGCAGGCTGCTGTCCTTCTGGCTGCACAACGCGCAGCTGGTGGAGCGCCTGGCCGAGTCGCGGCCCATCCGGCGGGCGGCGCAACTCACGGCCTTCGCGCTGCTGCAGGCGCAGCTGCACGGGCCCGAGGTGGCCCGGCGCCTACGAGCCCTGGCGGCGGGGTCCTCGGGCTCCCTggcgcgccgcgccgcccgcTTCAAGGAGACCTTCGGGCAGGAGCTGCGACGCGGCCTCCGAAACCGCCCGGGGCCACCCCCAGGTGACCACCGCCCGTAG